A stretch of Deltaproteobacteria bacterium DNA encodes these proteins:
- a CDS encoding chemotaxis protein CheW has translation MAVDPNIKILVVEDSKITRKMEVKALKEVGFDNVAEADDGLDAVERLKVQPDVGLIISDWNMPNMDGYELLVWVRGSENFKNIPFIMATARGEKKQSETAVQAGVSDFLTKPFSPPELKAVIESVFAPKDGREAEAGVGRREVRIAASGKLMLNVAHIQITDHLTLGVLKHLIQTEKLRSDSFELETVCMPSWNPVQRALEKGEVDAAFVLAPIAMDLFAYGVPLKLILLAHKNGSIAVQGKKGAAGGQAALKEGFKQKTFYIPHELSIHHMLSHMFLRAIGLSPGSVGRGDFDVFFEVVPPVKMPEFLGTNPDACGFMVAEPLGTKAIAEGSAQQLFLSGELWSNHPCCVVAMRDEVIASHPTAVQEFVGALVEAGRFIAQKPETAAEIGVSFLDPKGLLGLKVPILRNVLKEAQGIRTDDLFPVVEDLDRIQDYMVNEIGVGSRINLEKFVDLRFAEAACGGSLQRSMLHDVSSIIANLSTRTKEERSGKAMLGIEGKYLTFKLDSQEYGLGILSVKEIIGVMPITTIPKTPSFVKGVINLRGKVIPVLDLRLKFGLAELGYNERTCIIVIEINGRSGTIHSGIIVDSVSDVLSIKAEDTEEAPMFGVGIDTSYILSMAKVDGGVKIMLDTDRLFSDTESRGLAAVA, from the coding sequence ATGGCAGTCGATCCCAACATCAAGATCCTTGTGGTCGAAGATTCAAAGATTACGCGTAAAATGGAAGTCAAGGCGCTGAAGGAGGTGGGCTTTGACAACGTAGCGGAAGCGGATGACGGACTGGACGCTGTTGAAAGGTTGAAAGTCCAGCCGGATGTCGGTTTGATCATCAGCGACTGGAACATGCCCAATATGGACGGCTATGAGCTGCTGGTGTGGGTACGCGGCAGCGAGAACTTTAAAAATATCCCTTTCATCATGGCTACGGCGCGTGGAGAAAAGAAGCAATCGGAAACAGCGGTACAAGCCGGTGTCAGCGACTTCCTCACCAAACCGTTCAGTCCGCCCGAGCTGAAAGCCGTTATAGAATCCGTTTTTGCTCCGAAGGATGGCCGCGAGGCCGAAGCGGGTGTCGGCCGAAGGGAAGTACGCATAGCCGCTTCCGGAAAGCTGATGCTCAATGTAGCCCACATTCAGATCACCGATCACCTGACACTCGGCGTCCTTAAGCACCTGATTCAGACAGAGAAGCTGCGTTCGGATTCTTTTGAACTCGAAACCGTGTGCATGCCGAGTTGGAACCCCGTTCAGCGCGCGCTGGAGAAAGGTGAAGTGGACGCTGCGTTCGTTCTGGCTCCTATTGCAATGGATCTTTTCGCATATGGCGTACCCCTGAAATTGATTCTTCTGGCCCACAAAAACGGCAGTATCGCGGTGCAAGGGAAAAAAGGAGCGGCAGGCGGTCAGGCGGCGCTGAAGGAAGGGTTCAAGCAGAAGACGTTCTATATACCGCATGAATTGTCCATTCACCACATGCTTTCTCACATGTTTCTTCGCGCCATAGGCTTGAGCCCGGGCTCCGTCGGACGGGGCGATTTCGACGTGTTTTTCGAGGTGGTGCCGCCTGTGAAGATGCCCGAGTTTCTGGGAACCAATCCGGACGCCTGCGGGTTTATGGTGGCCGAGCCTCTGGGCACGAAAGCCATTGCCGAAGGCAGCGCCCAACAACTCTTTCTGTCCGGCGAGCTCTGGTCGAATCATCCCTGTTGCGTGGTGGCCATGAGGGACGAAGTCATCGCCTCTCACCCGACGGCTGTACAGGAATTTGTCGGCGCCCTGGTGGAAGCGGGTCGTTTCATCGCTCAGAAACCGGAAACCGCGGCGGAAATCGGCGTCTCTTTTCTGGATCCCAAGGGACTGCTGGGACTGAAAGTACCGATCCTTAGAAATGTCCTCAAAGAAGCGCAAGGCATCCGAACCGATGATCTGTTTCCCGTTGTCGAAGATCTCGATCGGATTCAAGACTACATGGTGAACGAAATCGGCGTCGGCTCCAGGATAAACCTCGAGAAATTCGTGGACCTGAGATTCGCGGAGGCTGCCTGTGGAGGGTCTTTGCAGAGATCGATGCTTCATGACGTTTCGTCGATCATCGCCAATCTCTCGACCCGGACAAAGGAGGAACGTTCGGGCAAGGCCATGCTGGGCATCGAGGGGAAATATCTGACGTTCAAGTTGGACTCCCAGGAATACGGCCTCGGGATCCTGTCCGTGAAGGAAATCATTGGCGTGATGCCGATAACGACGATACCCAAAACGCCTTCCTTTGTTAAGGGCGTCATCAATCTCCGCGGAAAAGTGATCCCCGTTTTGGATCTGCGGCTCAAATTCGGATTGGCGGAACTCGGATACAATGAACGTACCTGTATCATTGTGATCGAGATAAATGGCCGATCCGGGACCATCCATTCGGGAATCATCGTGGACTCGGTCTCCGACGTATTAAGCATCAAAGC